The sequence GGGGGCCCGTTACGGTCCTAGGTCGGAGGCACCTTTGGTGCGGAAGATCGCGCTCATCGCCGTTTTGCTCGCCGCTTGCGGCCGCAAGCAGGCCGTCGGCTATCGCACCGACACGGTGACGCGTGGGCCGGTGAGCGAGGTCGTCAACGCGACCGGCGACGTCTCCGCGATCGTGAGCGTGAACGTCGGATCGCAGGTCTCCGGGATCATCGACAAGCTGTACGTCGATTTCAACAGCCCGGTGAAGAAGGGTCAGCTCCTCGCCACGCTCGATCCCCGTCTCTTCCAGGCGCAGATGGAGAAGGCGGAGGCGACGCTCGCCTCGGCCAAGGCCAACGTGGAGAAGGCCCACGTGGCCTACGCCGATTCCAAGCGGATCGCCACGCGCCAGCAGGAGCTTCGCCAGACGGGTCTGATCTCGCAGGCCGACCTGGACACGGCCATGGCGACTCGCGACCAGAACGCAGCGGCGCTTTCCGCGGCCAAAGCCTCGGTGCTGCAGGCAAGGGCGGACCGCGACATGGCCGCGGCCAATCTCGCGTTCACGAAGATCGCCAGCCCGATCGACGGCATCGTCGTCTCCCGGTCGGTGGACGTGGGCCAGACGGTCGCCGCGGCGTTCCAGGCTCCGACGCTGTTCCTCATCGCAAACGACCTGACGAAGATGCAGATCCTCGCCAACATCGACGAGGCGGACGTCGGCAAGGTGCACGCGGGGCTGGAAGCGAAGTTCACCGTCGACGCGTACCCGGGCGAGACGTTCAGCGGAATCATCCGCGATGTCCGGCAGGCGCCGACGACGATCCAGAACGTGGTCACCTACCCGGCGGTGATCGACGCGCCGAACCCCGACCGCAAGTTGCGCCAGGGAATGACCGCTTCCGTGACGATCACCACGGCCCGCAAGGATGACGCCCTCCGCGTCCCGAACGCGGCGCTGCGCTGGACGCCGGAGGATGCCGCCCTCCAGGAAACCATGCCGCAGCGTCAAGGTGTACCTCCCCACGCGCGCACCGCATCTGCGGCGTCCCGCGGCGCGCGCGACGGCGCAAAGCAGGCCGGGCGTGCCGCCCGCGTCTACAAGGTGGAGAACGGCAGGCCGGTGCCGGTGTTGGTCCGCGTCGGGTTCTCGGACGGGCAGCGGACCGAGCTGATTGAAGGACTCGCGGATGGCGACCGGATGATCGTCGGCGGTGGCGAATCCCGAGGCAGCGCACAGTCGGCGAGGCGCCGTGGACCGTTCTAGAGCCCAGGTCGTTCCGGTCGTCGAGACACGCGATCTGGAGAAAATCTACCGGATGGGAGACGTTCAGGTGCGCGCACTGCGCGGCGTGTCGCTCTCGATCGCTACCGGCGAGTTCCTCGCGGTCATGGGTGCTTCCGGCTCCGGCAAGA is a genomic window of Deltaproteobacteria bacterium containing:
- a CDS encoding efflux RND transporter periplasmic adaptor subunit: MAHAGSFRFLKHCCERVSPKRGALTLSAGARYGPRSEAPLVRKIALIAVLLAACGRKQAVGYRTDTVTRGPVSEVVNATGDVSAIVSVNVGSQVSGIIDKLYVDFNSPVKKGQLLATLDPRLFQAQMEKAEATLASAKANVEKAHVAYADSKRIATRQQELRQTGLISQADLDTAMATRDQNAAALSAAKASVLQARADRDMAAANLAFTKIASPIDGIVVSRSVDVGQTVAAAFQAPTLFLIANDLTKMQILANIDEADVGKVHAGLEAKFTVDAYPGETFSGIIRDVRQAPTTIQNVVTYPAVIDAPNPDRKLRQGMTASVTITTARKDDALRVPNAALRWTPEDAALQETMPQRQGVPPHARTASAASRGARDGAKQAGRAARVYKVENGRPVPVLVRVGFSDGQRTELIEGLADGDRMIVGGGESRGSAQSARRRGPF